Proteins encoded together in one Corallococcus soli window:
- a CDS encoding phospholipase D-like domain-containing protein, with amino-acid sequence MNFEAFPVSGGTLLHDGDYAPFAASWFALARKRLWVSVFIIDTRVLRDPLRSVRGLVEQLARARWRNVDVRVLVGVSDTPEVHIANTTSALHMRELGVPVRLFHSERHVSTHSKFVIVDDRVLLGSHNWTHSAFHVSHEDSLAVNSPQLAMGLGRDFERLWAEGARKAEAAHAS; translated from the coding sequence ATGAACTTCGAGGCCTTCCCCGTGTCCGGAGGCACGCTGCTCCACGACGGGGACTACGCCCCCTTCGCGGCCAGCTGGTTCGCGCTGGCGCGCAAGCGGCTCTGGGTGTCTGTCTTCATCATCGACACGCGGGTGCTGAGGGATCCGCTGCGGTCGGTGCGCGGCCTGGTGGAGCAGCTGGCCCGGGCGCGGTGGCGCAACGTGGACGTGCGAGTGCTGGTGGGGGTGTCGGACACGCCGGAGGTCCACATCGCCAACACCACCTCCGCGCTCCACATGCGGGAGCTGGGCGTGCCGGTGCGGCTGTTCCACTCCGAGCGCCACGTGAGCACCCACAGCAAGTTCGTCATCGTGGACGACCGGGTGCTGCTGGGCAGTCACAACTGGACGCACTCCGCCTTCCACGTGAGCCATGAGGACTCCCTGGCGGTGAACTCGCCGCAGCTCGCGATGGGGCTGGGGCGGGACTTCGAGCGGCTCTGGGCCGAGGGTGCGCGGAAAGCGGAGGCGGCCCATGCGTCCTGA